Proteins encoded within one genomic window of Mycolicibacterium monacense:
- a CDS encoding cell division protein PerM, with protein sequence MDNRPVGTRQARELLRVAFGPSVVALVVIAAVTLLQLLIANSDMTGAFGAIASMWLGVHLVPISIGGSELGAMPLMPALMMVWGTARTTAAATPPHGSWFVTRWVVASALGGPLLIAAIALAVIHDAASVLTELQTPSALRAFGGVLVVHLIGAAIGVASRVGRRTVLTSPLPDWLPDAFRAAAAGVLALAGLCGVVIAGSLVVHWSTMHELFAITDSVFGQFSLTVLSLLYLPNVVVGAAAVAVGSSAHIGLATFSSFTVLGGDVPALPVLAAVPEPPLGPVWVALLIVGAAAAVAVGQQVARRPAPIHIAAAKLVVASAVAALTMALLGEAGGGRLGNFGQVGVDQTTFGPGVFLWFMVIGGLTVAMSGGIVRRPRRVRVTEPEPEPEPEAAPEQDLDDAETGPIVDPVAAAPEPVTAEPVAEPVPGEPDPALDPEEHFIVDDAGSPPTDSAPTDGEPRR encoded by the coding sequence GTGGACAACCGGCCGGTCGGCACCCGCCAGGCCCGCGAGCTGTTGCGGGTCGCGTTCGGGCCGTCCGTCGTGGCACTCGTCGTCATCGCGGCGGTGACGCTGCTGCAGCTGCTCATCGCCAACAGCGATATGACGGGTGCCTTCGGCGCCATCGCGAGCATGTGGCTGGGCGTGCATCTGGTACCGATCTCGATCGGGGGCAGTGAGCTCGGCGCGATGCCGTTGATGCCCGCGCTGATGATGGTGTGGGGGACCGCCCGCACCACCGCGGCCGCGACGCCGCCACACGGCTCGTGGTTCGTCACCCGGTGGGTGGTGGCCTCCGCGCTGGGCGGGCCGCTGCTGATCGCCGCGATCGCGCTGGCCGTCATCCACGACGCCGCCTCGGTGCTCACCGAACTGCAGACCCCGTCGGCGCTGCGCGCGTTCGGCGGGGTGCTGGTCGTGCACCTCATCGGCGCCGCGATCGGCGTGGCGTCGCGGGTGGGACGCCGCACGGTGCTGACCTCACCGCTGCCCGACTGGCTGCCCGACGCATTCCGGGCGGCCGCCGCCGGTGTGCTCGCGCTCGCCGGTCTGTGCGGTGTGGTCATCGCGGGATCGCTGGTCGTGCACTGGTCGACCATGCACGAACTGTTCGCGATCACCGATTCGGTGTTCGGGCAGTTCAGCCTGACGGTGCTGTCGCTGCTGTACCTGCCCAACGTCGTCGTCGGCGCGGCGGCGGTGGCGGTCGGTTCCAGCGCGCACATCGGGCTGGCGACGTTCAGTTCGTTCACGGTCCTCGGCGGGGACGTGCCGGCGCTGCCCGTGCTGGCGGCGGTTCCGGAACCGCCACTGGGACCGGTCTGGGTGGCGTTGCTGATCGTCGGCGCCGCCGCCGCGGTCGCGGTCGGTCAGCAGGTCGCCCGCAGACCGGCACCCATCCACATTGCGGCGGCGAAGCTGGTCGTCGCGTCGGCCGTCGCGGCGCTGACCATGGCGCTGCTCGGCGAGGCCGGCGGCGGACGGCTCGGCAACTTCGGCCAGGTGGGAGTCGACCAGACCACTTTCGGGCCGGGGGTCTTCCTCTGGTTCATGGTGATCGGCGGGCTGACCGTGGCGATGTCCGGCGGCATCGTCCGCCGGCCGCGGCGCGTCCGCGTGACCGAACCCGAGCCGGAACCCGAACCCGAAGCCGCGCCCGAGCAGGATCTCGACGACGCCGAGACCGGACCGATCGTCGACCCCGTCGCGGCCGCCCCCGAACCGGTCACCGCGGAACCGGTGGCAGAACCGGTCCCCGGTGAGCCCGACCCGGCGCTGGACCCCGAGGAACACTTCATCGTCGACGACGCGGGCAGTCCCCCCACCGACAGTGCACCTACCGACGGCGAGCCGCGGCGCTGA
- the purN gene encoding phosphoribosylglycinamide formyltransferase, with translation MQQPLRVPPSAPARLVVLASGTGSLLASLLESTVDDYPARVVAVGTDRTCAALDIAAAAQVPTYTVRLGEYPDRTAWDAAVTAATAEHEPDLVVSAGFMKILGPEFLNRFPGRVVNTHPALLPAFPGAHAVADSLAYGVRVTGCTVHLVDAGMDTGPILAQEAVAVRDGDDEATLHERIKVVERRLLVDVLAAMAQRGVTWTGRKATIG, from the coding sequence GTGCAGCAACCGCTTCGTGTGCCTCCGAGCGCACCTGCACGGCTGGTCGTGCTCGCATCGGGCACCGGATCGCTGCTCGCCTCGCTGCTCGAATCCACCGTCGACGACTATCCGGCGCGGGTGGTCGCCGTCGGGACCGACCGGACCTGCGCCGCGCTCGACATCGCGGCCGCCGCGCAGGTGCCCACCTACACCGTCCGGCTCGGGGAGTACCCCGACCGCACCGCGTGGGACGCCGCGGTCACCGCGGCGACCGCAGAACACGAACCCGACCTTGTGGTGTCCGCCGGCTTCATGAAGATCCTCGGCCCCGAGTTCCTCAACCGCTTCCCCGGCCGGGTGGTCAACACCCACCCAGCCCTGCTGCCCGCATTCCCCGGCGCCCACGCCGTCGCCGACTCGCTGGCCTACGGTGTCCGGGTCACCGGCTGCACCGTGCACCTGGTCGACGCGGGGATGGACACCGGGCCGATCCTCGCCCAGGAAGCCGTCGCGGTGCGCGACGGCGACGACGAGGCGACCCTGCACGAGCGCATCAAGGTGGTCGAACGACGACTGCTGGTGGATGTCCTGGCCGCGATGGCGCAGCGCGGCGTGACCTGGACCGGACGAAAGGCGACCATAGGATGA
- a CDS encoding ArsR/SmtB family transcription factor has product MHEDPPEQPLYEIKANLFKALAHPARIRILEVLSAGEQPTPVSEMLSAIDVEPTVLSQHLAVLKRHHVVSAQRSGNAVYYRLAHPKIRELLVIARTFLADTLDAQRAQLDTLASLPPLRSDS; this is encoded by the coding sequence GTGCACGAGGATCCGCCCGAACAGCCGCTCTACGAGATCAAGGCGAATCTGTTCAAGGCGCTGGCCCACCCCGCGCGGATCCGCATCCTCGAGGTGCTCAGCGCCGGGGAGCAGCCCACCCCGGTCAGCGAGATGCTGTCGGCGATCGACGTCGAACCCACCGTGCTCTCCCAGCACCTCGCCGTGCTCAAACGCCACCACGTCGTCAGCGCGCAGCGCAGCGGGAACGCCGTCTACTACCGGCTCGCTCACCCGAAGATCCGCGAACTGCTGGTGATCGCGCGGACGTTCCTGGCCGACACCCTCGACGCCCAGCGCGCCCAACTCGACACGCTGGCGTCGCTGCCACCGCTGCGGTCCGACTCGTGA
- a CDS encoding GGDEF domain-containing protein, protein MTGAMREWWRQPDHYYWLTAFLAARGAQRGICRMVAGSLVGFAVVLLVSMFSPAGPTGLAGRIGTAVIAVALIGMAIGWWREGWPSQRQSAGFVVAGALAIGVGCLIKADPFNGMFGAATFAVLAGYIAFFHTPKMMAFNFVVALLTSTVLAVRVALDGDPALAISTLIFLVILYVATPSVCHALVHLLGIDVLNADIDPLTGLYNRDAFDRAAAAYISSRNRDDDRFFVLVVVDLDNFALLTQAKGRQAGERARVAAAQTLRETTRQNAVIAHLPETEFLIADSFPTTDSSALVERVRSAIRTTPPRTSASIGVVSTPMQGLVERPPEEVLDELLELARSAVVVARRAGGNQAHHINCPPLRALEDDEPPL, encoded by the coding sequence ATGACCGGCGCAATGCGCGAATGGTGGCGCCAACCAGACCACTACTACTGGCTCACCGCATTCCTCGCGGCTCGCGGCGCGCAACGCGGTATCTGTCGCATGGTCGCGGGGTCGCTCGTCGGATTCGCTGTCGTCCTGCTGGTGTCGATGTTCAGTCCGGCGGGACCGACGGGCCTGGCCGGGCGCATCGGGACGGCGGTCATCGCGGTGGCCCTCATCGGCATGGCGATCGGCTGGTGGCGCGAGGGCTGGCCCAGCCAACGTCAGTCAGCCGGGTTCGTGGTCGCAGGCGCGCTGGCGATCGGCGTCGGGTGTCTGATCAAAGCCGATCCGTTCAACGGGATGTTCGGCGCGGCGACGTTCGCGGTCCTCGCCGGCTACATCGCGTTCTTCCACACGCCGAAGATGATGGCGTTCAACTTCGTGGTGGCGCTGCTCACCTCGACGGTGCTCGCCGTGCGGGTGGCGCTCGACGGCGATCCGGCGCTGGCGATCTCGACGCTGATCTTCCTGGTCATCCTCTACGTCGCGACCCCGTCGGTGTGTCATGCGCTGGTCCACCTGCTGGGCATCGACGTCCTCAACGCCGACATCGACCCGCTGACCGGCCTCTACAACCGCGATGCCTTCGACCGCGCCGCCGCGGCCTACATCAGCTCGCGCAACCGCGACGACGACCGGTTCTTCGTCCTCGTCGTCGTGGACCTGGACAACTTCGCGCTGCTCACCCAGGCCAAGGGCCGGCAGGCCGGCGAGCGGGCGCGGGTCGCCGCGGCGCAGACCCTGCGGGAGACCACGCGGCAGAACGCGGTGATCGCCCACCTACCCGAGACCGAGTTCCTGATCGCCGACAGCTTCCCGACGACCGACAGTTCAGCGCTCGTCGAGCGGGTGCGCAGTGCGATCCGCACCACCCCGCCGCGGACGTCGGCGAGTATCGGCGTGGTGAGCACGCCGATGCAGGGGCTCGTGGAACGCCCACCGGAGGAGGTCCTCGACGAGTTGCTCGAGCTCGCCCGTTCGGCAGTCGTCGTGGCCCGCCGGGCCGGCGGCAATCAGGCGCACCACATCAACTGCCCACCGCTGCGGGCGCTCGAAGACGACGAACCACCGCTCTAA
- a CDS encoding DUF5336 domain-containing protein codes for MTYSPGSPGFPPANQPTTQFSAPTQHFGKVPEQPAAGEGPNKLPAYLLMVVAALGLLVYLCNFGPIFEVSASDFLGQGGTVSGSTLGIGLAVISALTAGLLAGVTLLSKGRTYVAIAAVLSVLALLLVIAELINKPSEASIGWALYALIVLSLLQAGSAVAALLFDTGVLTPPTPRPKYDQQQYGQYGGPGPYYGQPHSGAHQPQQLHTGSHQQAPQQQRPGYPSQYGGGYPGAGGPSTGGFQSSGQQSGPPTPPTGFPTYGQPQQQGGGSAQGGSGQGQQPPTSQQSGQNPS; via the coding sequence ATGACCTACTCACCCGGTAGCCCCGGATTTCCACCGGCCAATCAGCCCACCACACAGTTCTCGGCACCGACGCAGCATTTCGGCAAGGTGCCCGAACAGCCCGCCGCCGGCGAGGGCCCCAACAAGCTGCCCGCCTACCTGCTCATGGTGGTCGCAGCCCTCGGCCTGCTCGTCTACCTCTGCAACTTCGGGCCGATCTTCGAGGTCAGCGCGTCGGACTTCCTCGGCCAGGGTGGCACCGTCAGCGGTTCGACGCTCGGCATCGGGCTCGCGGTCATCTCGGCGCTCACCGCCGGCCTGCTGGCCGGTGTGACGCTGCTGTCCAAGGGCCGCACCTACGTCGCCATCGCGGCCGTGCTGTCGGTGCTCGCGTTGCTGCTCGTCATCGCCGAGCTGATCAACAAGCCGTCCGAGGCCTCGATCGGCTGGGCGCTCTACGCACTGATCGTGCTGTCGCTGCTGCAGGCCGGATCGGCCGTCGCCGCACTGCTCTTCGACACCGGTGTCCTGACCCCGCCCACGCCGCGGCCCAAGTACGACCAGCAGCAGTACGGTCAGTACGGCGGCCCGGGCCCCTACTACGGTCAGCCGCACTCGGGAGCGCACCAGCCTCAGCAGCTTCACACCGGCTCGCACCAGCAGGCCCCGCAGCAGCAGCGTCCCGGGTACCCGTCGCAGTACGGCGGCGGCTACCCCGGCGCGGGTGGACCGTCGACCGGCGGCTTCCAGAGCTCGGGACAGCAGAGCGGTCCGCCGACCCCTCCCACCGGATTCCCGACCTACGGTCAGCCCCAGCAGCAGGGTGGCGGTTCCGCCCAGGGCGGTTCCGGACAGGGACAGCAGCCGCCGACGTCGCAGCAGTCCGGCCAGAACCCCTCGTAA
- the purH gene encoding bifunctional phosphoribosylaminoimidazolecarboxamide formyltransferase/IMP cyclohydrolase produces MSGDQGQAGAKRPIRRALISVYDKTGLIDLARGLHEAGVDIVSTGSTAKTIADKGIPVTPVEFVTGFPEVLDGRVKTLHPHIHAGLLADTRKPEHVEALAKLGIAPFDLVVVNLYPFSETVESGASVDECVEQIDIGGPSMVRAAAKNHPSVAVVVEPNGYDGVLAAVRTGGFTLAERKILASLAFRHTAEYDVAVASWMGSTLAPEEPAQKLPAWVGGTWRRAAVLRYGENPHQQAALYRDATAWPGLAQAEQLHGKEMSYNNYTDADAAWRAAFDHEEICVAIIKHANPCGIAISSVSVADAHRKAHECDPLSAFGGVIATNSSVSVEMAETVADIFTEVIVAPAYEPGAVEILSRKKNIRILVAAQPPTTGTELRPISGGLLLQQRDALDADGDDPVNWILATGEPADPATLANLKFAWRSCRAVKSNAIVVVADGATVGVGMGQVNRVDAARLAVQRAGDRVRGAVAASDAFFPFPDGLETLTEAGVKAIVHPGGSMRDDVVTEAAAKAGISLYLTGARHFAH; encoded by the coding sequence ATGAGCGGTGACCAAGGGCAGGCCGGGGCGAAGAGGCCGATCCGGCGCGCACTGATCAGCGTTTACGACAAGACCGGGCTGATCGACCTGGCGCGCGGACTGCACGAGGCCGGCGTCGACATCGTGTCGACCGGCTCCACCGCGAAAACCATTGCTGACAAAGGCATTCCGGTCACACCGGTCGAGTTCGTGACCGGGTTCCCCGAAGTGCTCGACGGGCGCGTCAAGACGCTCCATCCGCACATCCACGCCGGCCTGCTCGCCGACACCCGCAAACCCGAGCACGTCGAGGCGCTGGCGAAACTCGGCATCGCGCCGTTCGACCTCGTGGTGGTCAACCTCTACCCGTTCAGCGAGACTGTCGAGTCCGGCGCGTCGGTCGACGAGTGCGTGGAGCAGATCGACATCGGCGGCCCGTCGATGGTGCGCGCGGCCGCCAAGAACCACCCGAGCGTGGCGGTGGTCGTCGAACCGAACGGTTACGACGGTGTGCTGGCCGCGGTCCGAACCGGCGGCTTCACGCTTGCCGAACGAAAGATCCTGGCGTCGTTGGCATTCCGGCACACCGCCGAATACGACGTGGCGGTGGCGTCGTGGATGGGTTCGACGCTGGCGCCCGAGGAGCCCGCGCAGAAGCTGCCCGCCTGGGTGGGCGGCACCTGGCGGCGTGCCGCGGTGCTGCGCTACGGCGAGAACCCCCATCAGCAGGCGGCGCTCTACCGCGACGCCACCGCGTGGCCGGGGCTGGCGCAGGCCGAGCAGTTGCACGGCAAGGAGATGTCGTACAACAACTACACCGACGCCGATGCGGCGTGGCGGGCGGCGTTCGACCACGAGGAGATCTGCGTCGCGATCATCAAGCACGCCAACCCGTGCGGTATCGCGATCTCGTCGGTGTCGGTCGCCGACGCGCACCGCAAGGCCCACGAGTGTGACCCGCTGTCGGCGTTCGGCGGGGTGATCGCGACGAACAGCTCCGTGAGCGTCGAGATGGCCGAGACCGTCGCCGACATCTTCACCGAGGTCATCGTCGCCCCGGCCTACGAGCCCGGCGCCGTCGAGATCCTGTCCCGCAAGAAGAACATCCGCATCCTGGTGGCGGCGCAACCGCCGACGACCGGCACCGAACTCCGGCCGATCAGCGGTGGTCTGCTGCTGCAGCAGCGCGATGCGCTCGACGCCGACGGCGACGACCCGGTCAACTGGATCCTCGCAACGGGTGAGCCCGCCGATCCGGCGACGCTGGCCAACTTGAAGTTCGCCTGGCGCAGCTGCCGCGCGGTGAAGTCCAACGCCATCGTCGTGGTCGCCGACGGCGCCACCGTGGGCGTCGGGATGGGGCAGGTCAACCGCGTCGACGCGGCGCGGCTGGCGGTGCAGAGGGCCGGTGACCGGGTGCGCGGCGCGGTGGCGGCGTCGGATGCGTTCTTCCCGTTCCCCGACGGGCTGGAGACGCTCACCGAGGCTGGGGTGAAGGCGATCGTGCACCCCGGCGGATCCATGCGCGACGACGTGGTGACCGAGGCGGCGGCCAAGGCCGGTATCTCGCTCTACCTGACCGGCGCGCGGCACTTCGCGCACTGA
- the sfnG gene encoding dimethylsulfone monooxygenase SfnG, with product MSTERIADHVKFAYWVPNVSGGLVTSTIEQRTDWNYEYNKKLAQTAENNGFEYALSQVRYEASYGAEYQHESTSFSLALLLATERLKVIAAVHPGLWQPAVLAKLGATADQLSGGRFAVNVVSGWFKHEFTHLGEPWLEHDERYRRSAEFLQVLRKIWTEDDVDFRGDFYRIHDFTLKPKPVNTPERPNPELFQGGNSTAARRNGGRYADWYFSNGKDFDGITEQIVEVRDHAREVGREVKVGLNGFIIARDTEKEAKDTLREIIEKANKPAVEGFRSAVQQAGNSTADKKGMWADSSFEDLVQYNDGFRTQLIGTPEQIAERIAAYRKRGVDLILGGFLHFQEEIEYFGARVLPLVREIEASDASSADAPALATV from the coding sequence ATGAGCACCGAACGCATCGCCGACCACGTCAAGTTCGCCTACTGGGTGCCCAACGTCAGTGGCGGCCTGGTGACCAGCACCATCGAACAGCGCACCGACTGGAACTACGAGTACAACAAGAAACTCGCCCAGACCGCGGAGAACAACGGCTTCGAATACGCGTTGAGCCAGGTCCGCTACGAAGCCAGCTACGGCGCCGAATACCAGCACGAATCGACCAGCTTCAGCCTGGCGCTGCTGCTGGCCACCGAGCGGCTCAAGGTGATCGCCGCCGTGCACCCGGGCCTCTGGCAGCCCGCGGTGCTCGCCAAGCTCGGCGCCACCGCCGACCAGCTGTCGGGCGGCCGGTTTGCCGTCAACGTCGTCTCCGGCTGGTTCAAGCACGAGTTCACCCACCTTGGCGAACCGTGGCTCGAACACGACGAGCGCTACCGCCGCAGCGCCGAGTTCCTGCAGGTGCTGCGCAAGATCTGGACCGAGGACGACGTGGACTTCCGCGGCGACTTCTACCGCATCCACGACTTCACCCTCAAGCCGAAACCGGTCAACACCCCCGAGCGGCCCAACCCGGAGCTCTTCCAGGGCGGCAACTCCACCGCCGCGCGGCGCAACGGCGGCCGCTACGCCGACTGGTACTTCTCCAACGGCAAGGACTTCGACGGCATCACCGAACAGATCGTCGAGGTGCGTGACCACGCCCGTGAGGTGGGCCGCGAGGTCAAGGTCGGACTGAACGGGTTCATCATCGCCCGCGACACCGAGAAGGAGGCGAAGGACACCCTGCGGGAGATCATTGAGAAGGCCAACAAGCCGGCCGTCGAGGGCTTCCGCAGCGCCGTCCAGCAGGCCGGGAACTCGACGGCCGACAAGAAGGGAATGTGGGCGGATTCCTCCTTCGAGGATCTGGTCCAGTACAACGACGGCTTCCGCACCCAGCTGATCGGCACGCCCGAGCAGATCGCGGAACGCATTGCGGCATACCGCAAACGCGGTGTCGACCTGATCCTCGGCGGCTTCCTGCACTTCCAGGAGGAGATCGAGTACTTCGGTGCCCGGGTGCTGCCGCTGGTGCGCGAGATCGAAGCATCCGATGCCTCCTCGGCCGACGCCCCGGCGCTCGCCACGGTGTGA
- a CDS encoding LLM class F420-dependent oxidoreductase: MDFGLVLFTSDRGIAPATAAKLADDHGFRTFYVPEHTHIPIKREAAHPTTGDETLPDDRYMRTLDPWVSLGTACAVTSRVRLSTAVALPVEHDPITLAKSIATLDHLSGGRVSLGVGFGWNTDELADHNVPPGRRRTMLREYLEAMRALWTQEEASYEGEFVNFGPSWAWPKPVQAHIPVLVGAAGTEKNFKWIAKSADGWITTPRDFDIDAPVKLLQDTWAGAGRDGAPQIVALDFKPDPDKLARWRELGVTEVLFGLPDKSEAEVAAYVERLAGKLSALV, from the coding sequence ATGGACTTCGGGCTCGTACTCTTCACCAGTGACCGCGGTATCGCCCCGGCCACGGCCGCCAAGCTGGCCGACGACCACGGCTTCCGCACCTTCTACGTGCCCGAGCACACCCACATCCCGATCAAGCGCGAGGCCGCCCACCCGACGACGGGTGACGAGACCCTGCCCGACGACCGCTACATGCGCACCCTCGACCCGTGGGTGTCGCTGGGCACGGCGTGTGCGGTGACCTCGCGGGTGCGACTGTCGACGGCGGTGGCGCTGCCCGTCGAGCACGACCCGATCACGCTGGCGAAGTCGATCGCCACGCTCGACCACCTGTCCGGTGGCCGGGTCAGCCTCGGTGTCGGATTCGGTTGGAACACAGACGAATTGGCCGACCACAACGTCCCGCCCGGCCGCCGTCGCACGATGCTGCGCGAATACCTCGAGGCGATGCGGGCGCTGTGGACCCAGGAGGAGGCGTCCTACGAGGGCGAGTTCGTGAACTTCGGGCCGAGCTGGGCGTGGCCGAAGCCGGTGCAGGCCCACATCCCGGTGCTGGTCGGCGCGGCCGGCACGGAGAAGAACTTCAAGTGGATCGCGAAGTCCGCCGACGGCTGGATCACCACACCGCGCGACTTCGACATCGACGCCCCGGTCAAGCTGCTGCAGGACACCTGGGCCGGCGCCGGTCGCGACGGCGCACCCCAGATCGTCGCCCTGGACTTCAAGCCGGATCCGGACAAGCTGGCGCGCTGGCGTGAGCTCGGGGTGACCGAGGTGCTGTTCGGACTGCCGGACAAGAGCGAGGCCGAGGTCGCGGCGTACGTCGAGCGGTTGGCAGGCAAGCTCTCCGCGCTGGTGTGA
- a CDS encoding LpqN/LpqT family lipoprotein — MPLETGQVFAGYTIVRLVGTGGMGEVYLAQHPRLPRQDALKVLPASFSADDEYRHRFSREADLAAALWHPHIVGVHDRGEYDGRLWISMDFVDGHDAARLLVDRHPNGLPAADVIEIVTAVADALDYAHQRQLLHRDVKPANILITGPDRARRRILLADFGIARHAEDNTGLTSSNIAVGSMSYSAPEQLMGHPIDGRADQYSLAATAYRLFTGSPPFPHSNPAVIISHHLNTPPPRLGDTRPELRAFDAAMTRALAKDPAARFGSCHDFAVALAQATGSPAAPPSPATAPPGPVGPPPGVSYPGPPISAPPAQPQMGAAGPPVMVSPWMPSGAPYPGAQYGPAQGQPPPRRRGLIVAGAILAVILLVAAVVSVVSVVAVSGSDDDSTPNPATTTTTTRSRTAPTTTRPTATSARPNRSAYTIADYIRDNRIVEVPIPRETPDAPVVTLPIPPGWSDAGPRAPSWAYSAMVFDGLPANVDPPTVISLMSRLSGDVDPARIFEYAPNELKTLPAARTGIAGPIKLSGYDAVQVEGTYERDGRPRATWQKTAVVDTADGLFILQVNGDAPAAESRLITDVGAVIDQQTTIAP; from the coding sequence ATGCCGTTGGAAACCGGTCAGGTCTTCGCGGGCTACACCATCGTGCGACTGGTCGGCACCGGCGGCATGGGTGAGGTCTATCTGGCGCAGCATCCCCGGCTGCCACGCCAGGACGCGCTCAAGGTGCTGCCCGCGTCGTTCTCGGCCGACGACGAGTACCGGCACCGGTTCAGCCGCGAGGCCGATCTGGCCGCCGCGCTGTGGCACCCGCACATCGTCGGGGTGCACGACCGCGGCGAGTACGACGGCCGGCTGTGGATCTCGATGGATTTCGTCGACGGCCACGACGCCGCCCGCCTGCTCGTCGACCGGCATCCGAACGGGCTGCCCGCCGCCGACGTCATCGAGATCGTCACCGCCGTCGCCGATGCGCTCGACTACGCCCACCAGCGCCAACTGCTGCACCGCGACGTCAAACCGGCCAACATCCTCATCACCGGTCCCGACCGGGCGCGCCGGCGGATCCTGCTCGCCGACTTCGGCATTGCCCGCCACGCCGAGGACAACACCGGCCTGACGTCGTCGAACATCGCGGTCGGGTCGATGAGCTACAGCGCGCCCGAGCAGCTGATGGGCCATCCGATCGACGGCCGCGCCGACCAGTACTCACTGGCCGCGACGGCCTACCGGCTGTTCACCGGCAGCCCGCCGTTCCCGCACAGCAACCCCGCGGTGATCATCAGCCACCACCTCAACACACCGCCGCCGCGCCTCGGCGACACCCGGCCGGAGTTGCGGGCCTTCGACGCGGCGATGACGCGCGCACTGGCGAAGGATCCGGCGGCACGCTTCGGTTCCTGCCACGACTTCGCCGTCGCGCTGGCGCAGGCGACCGGCAGCCCGGCCGCGCCGCCGTCACCGGCCACCGCACCGCCCGGGCCCGTCGGCCCGCCGCCCGGCGTCTCCTATCCGGGGCCGCCGATCTCGGCGCCGCCCGCCCAGCCGCAGATGGGGGCGGCGGGTCCGCCGGTGATGGTCTCGCCGTGGATGCCCAGCGGCGCCCCCTATCCCGGTGCCCAATACGGGCCGGCACAGGGACAGCCGCCGCCGCGCCGCCGCGGCCTGATCGTCGCCGGCGCCATCCTCGCCGTCATCCTGCTGGTCGCCGCGGTGGTCTCGGTGGTCTCGGTGGTCGCGGTGAGCGGATCCGACGACGACAGCACACCGAACCCCGCCACGACAACCACGACCACGAGGTCCCGTACGGCCCCCACCACGACACGGCCCACCGCGACGTCGGCGCGTCCCAACCGGTCGGCGTACACGATCGCCGACTACATCCGGGACAACCGCATCGTCGAGGTGCCGATCCCCCGCGAGACCCCCGACGCGCCGGTCGTCACGCTGCCGATCCCGCCCGGCTGGTCCGACGCGGGTCCGCGCGCGCCGTCGTGGGCGTATTCGGCGATGGTGTTCGACGGGCTGCCCGCCAACGTCGACCCGCCGACGGTGATCTCCCTGATGTCCAGGCTGTCCGGCGACGTCGACCCCGCGCGGATCTTCGAGTACGCGCCCAACGAACTGAAGACGTTGCCCGCCGCCCGCACCGGCATCGCCGGCCCCATCAAGCTCTCCGGATACGACGCGGTCCAGGTCGAGGGCACCTACGAGCGCGACGGCAGACCGCGGGCGACGTGGCAGAAGACCGCCGTCGTCGACACCGCCGACGGGCTGTTCATCCTGCAGGTCAACGGCGACGCGCCCGCGGCCGAAAGCCGGCTCATCACCGACGTGGGTGCGGTCATCGACCAGCAGACGACGATCGCGCCTTGA